Proteins from a genomic interval of Dioscorea cayenensis subsp. rotundata cultivar TDr96_F1 unplaced genomic scaffold, TDr96_F1_v2_PseudoChromosome.rev07_lg8_w22 25.fasta BLBR01000304.1, whole genome shotgun sequence:
- the LOC120254024 gene encoding cytokinin hydroxylase-like — MESFVTLLFLLFSLALLSVFWLLPSASLRRLKSNGFLGPSPNFPFGNLMEMRQTSKTSSSSTTTTTTTTIGNHDIHSVVLPYFARWKKLYGKVFVYWLGTEPFLYVAEPEFLKQIVSGVLSKSWGKPSVFRQDRRPMFGNGLVMVDGDYWQHHRHIITPAFSPANLNGMVSLMVESTTSMIDEWSKRVRSGESEIDVEKYIIRNAAEIIAKTSFGISEDEGKIVFEKLQAMQTMLFKSQRFVGVPFSKLLSPMKSYEAWKLGKEIDHLLLSIIKSRKENELAYGTSTTHQDLLGILLARNQENTGRERKLTARELVDECKTFFFGGHETTALALTWTLFLLALYPQWQDILRDEIIEVFNGDHHSLDSTILSKLTKMGWVLNEVLRLYSPAPNVTRQAIKDIKVGNKMVIPKGTNMWIDVVAMHHDEELWGDDVNEFRPERFKESNNGGCKHRMGYLPFGFGGRLCVGRNLTMMEYKIVLTLLLSKFSFKVSPSYLHCPRYMLSLRPSHGVPLILEPIQ; from the exons ATGGAGTCCTTTGTAACTCTTCTTTTCCTCTTGTTCTCTCTTGCTTTGCTTTCTGTTTTCTGGCTCTTGCCTTCTGCTAGTTTGAGAAGGTTGAAGAGTAATGGTTTTCTTGGCCCTTCTCCCAACTTTCCCTTTGGAAATCTCATGGAGATGAGACAAACTAGcaaaacttcttcttcttctactactactactactactactactattggGAACCATGATATACATTCAGTGGTGCTCCCTTACTTTGCTAGATGGAAAAAACTCTATG ggaaggtttttgtttattggttggGAACAGAACCATTTTTGTATGTAGCTGAACCAGAGTTTCTCAAACAAATAGTTTCTGGTGTACTGAGCAAGAGCTGGGGAAAACCTAGTGTGTTCAGACAAGACAGAAGACCAATGTTTGGGAatgggttagtcatggttgatgGTGATTATTGGCAACACCATAGGCACATCATCACACCAGCTTTCTCTCCTGCCAATCTCAAC GGAATGGTCAGTTTAATGGTTGAATCAACAACAAGCATGATTGATGAATGGAGTAAGAGAGTAAGAAGTGGTGAGAGTGAAATAGATGTGGAGAAATACATCATAAGGAACGCAGCTGAGATCATAGCAAAGACAAGCTTTGGAATAAGCGAAGATGAAGGAAAGATAGTGTTTGAGAAGTTGCAAGCCATGCAGACCATGCTCTTCAAGTCACAAAGGTTTGTAGGAGTCCCATTCAGCAAACTCTTATCCCCCATGAAATCCTATGAAGCATGGAAGCTGGGAAAAGAGATAGACCATCTTCTCCTCTCCATTATAAAATCAAGAAAGGAGAATGAGTTAGCCTATGGTACAAGTACTACTCATCAAGATTTGCTTGGGATTCTTCTGGCCCGAAACCAAGAAAACACAGGCCGGGAAAGAAAGCTCACCGCTAGGGAGCTCGTCGATGAATGCAAGACCTTCTTCTTTGGTGGCCATGAAACCACTGCTCTTGCTCTCACTTGGACCTTGTTTCTCTTGGCTTTGTATCCTCAGTGGCAAGATATTCTCAGAGATGAGATCATAGAGGTCTTCAATGGTGATCATCACTCTTTAGACTCCACCATTCTGTCGAAACTAACAAAG ATGGGATGGGTGTTGAATGAAGTACTGAGGTTGTACTCACCAGCACCAAATGTGACAAGGCAAGCAATAAAAGACATAAAGGTGGGAAACAAGATGGTGATTCCAAAGGGAACAAACATGTGGATTGATGTTGTGGCAATGCACCATGATGAAGAACTTTGGGGAGATGATGTGAATGAGTTTAGGCCAGAGAGGTTCAAGGAGAGTAACAATGGAGGGTGCAAGCACAGGATGGGGTACTTGCCATTTGGGTTTGGAGGGAGGTTGTGTGTGGGAAGGAACCTTACCATGATGGAGTATAAGATTGTTTTGACCTTATTATTGAGCAAGTTCTCATTCAAAGTTTCTCCATCTTACTTGCACTGTCCTAGGTATATGCTGTCACTTAGGCCTTCTCATGGTGTGCCTCTAATTCTTGAGCCAATCCAGTGA